A portion of the Halodesulfovibrio aestuarii DSM 17919 = ATCC 29578 genome contains these proteins:
- a CDS encoding 4Fe-4S dicluster domain-containing protein: MACKFISNEDITLWLEALAKDHVVFVPVDDCGSVTFRPLAEGRKPVLDRVPVRSPKEAVFPQNETLLLYKYEKDLEDPEHSTVRIKETLPKERAVVFGTRPCGARGMTVFDRVFDNERIRDPYYATRRENTLFITLACNKVESTCFCHEVGSGPADTAGSDVLLTPVQGGYTAEAVTERGGQMLEASVFADGGNKCAEAEEVKKATREMLGEAHDYSDAPEKLLAVFDDDEFWEEQAAGCISCGACTYLCPTCYCFNITDEATGTTGKRLRTWDTCMSFQYTLEGSGHNPRSTKAKRLKNRVNHKFSYYPDTYEKNIACCGCGRCIKSCPASVDIRAIVKAAQARGAKKESK; this comes from the coding sequence ATGGCTTGCAAATTTATCTCAAACGAAGATATCACATTGTGGCTTGAGGCTCTTGCTAAAGACCACGTAGTGTTTGTTCCGGTGGATGACTGCGGTTCTGTGACCTTCCGTCCACTTGCAGAAGGCCGTAAGCCGGTTCTTGACCGTGTGCCTGTGCGTTCACCAAAAGAAGCAGTTTTTCCTCAAAATGAAACCCTGCTTCTCTACAAATACGAAAAAGACTTGGAAGATCCAGAGCACTCCACTGTTCGCATTAAAGAAACTCTGCCCAAAGAACGTGCAGTAGTTTTTGGTACGCGTCCATGTGGAGCACGTGGAATGACAGTCTTTGACCGCGTGTTCGATAATGAGCGCATTCGTGACCCGTACTATGCAACGCGTCGTGAAAATACATTATTCATTACACTGGCATGTAACAAGGTCGAGTCTACTTGCTTCTGTCACGAAGTTGGTAGCGGCCCTGCAGACACTGCTGGTTCTGACGTACTCCTTACTCCTGTACAAGGCGGCTACACCGCTGAAGCTGTTACCGAACGTGGTGGACAGATGCTTGAAGCAAGTGTCTTTGCAGACGGCGGTAATAAATGCGCGGAAGCCGAAGAAGTTAAGAAAGCTACTCGCGAAATGCTTGGTGAAGCACATGACTACTCCGATGCACCAGAAAAGCTTCTTGCTGTGTTTGATGATGACGAATTCTGGGAAGAACAGGCTGCCGGCTGTATCAGCTGCGGCGCATGTACATACCTTTGTCCTACTTGCTATTGCTTCAACATTACTGATGAAGCAACCGGTACTACCGGTAAACGCTTGCGTACATGGGATACCTGCATGAGCTTCCAGTACACTTTGGAAGGTAGCGGACATAACCCGCGTTCTACCAAAGCTAAGCGTCTGAAAAACCGCGTGAACCACAAATTCTCTTATTACCCTGATACATACGAGAAGAATATTGCCTGCTGTGGTTGTGGTCGTTGCATTAAAAGCTGTCCTGCTTCTGTGGATATTCGTGCTATTGTTAAAGCAGCACAGGCTCGCGGCGCCAAGAAGGAGTCTAAATAA
- a CDS encoding FAD/NAD(P)-binding protein, with amino-acid sequence MKANPVLPDMATIMEVVEETSNIKTFRVRFNDENVMKNFTFEPGQVGQLSVFGIGESTFVINSSPTRMDYLQFSVMRVGEVTSRIHQLKVGDSVGVRAPLGNAFPTEEMKGQDVTFIGGGIGMAPLRTLLVYMLDNRDDYGKITLLYGARSPQDLSYQEDIAEWIERDDIDVVLTVDNPDEEWGKKPYEKAGLIPNVLKEINPDNKGYAVTCGPPIMIKFTLMALNELGFKDDKILTTLEKRMKCGVGLCGRCNIGDKYVCVDGPVFKYSELQELPNEL; translated from the coding sequence ATGAAAGCTAATCCAGTTCTGCCGGATATGGCTACCATCATGGAAGTTGTGGAAGAAACATCCAACATTAAAACCTTCCGTGTGCGTTTTAATGATGAAAATGTTATGAAGAATTTCACTTTTGAACCGGGACAGGTAGGTCAGCTATCTGTTTTCGGTATCGGTGAATCCACCTTTGTAATCAACTCTTCCCCGACTCGTATGGATTACCTTCAGTTCTCCGTAATGCGTGTCGGTGAAGTGACTTCACGTATTCATCAGCTTAAGGTTGGTGACTCTGTAGGTGTTCGCGCACCTCTTGGTAACGCATTTCCTACAGAGGAAATGAAAGGTCAGGATGTAACATTCATCGGTGGCGGTATCGGCATGGCTCCTCTTCGTACGCTCCTCGTGTACATGCTGGATAACCGTGACGATTACGGCAAGATCACTCTTCTTTATGGTGCTCGCTCTCCTCAGGATTTGAGCTATCAGGAAGACATTGCAGAGTGGATTGAGCGTGATGACATTGATGTAGTACTCACCGTGGATAACCCGGATGAAGAGTGGGGCAAGAAGCCGTACGAGAAAGCCGGCCTTATCCCGAATGTACTGAAAGAGATCAATCCTGATAATAAAGGCTACGCGGTTACCTGTGGCCCTCCAATCATGATCAAGTTTACTCTGATGGCTCTTAATGAGCTTGGTTTTAAAGATGATAAGATTCTTACTACCCTCGAAAAACGTATGAAATGCGGTGTTGGCCTCTGTGGTCGTTGTAACATCGGTGATAAATATGTTTGTGTAGACGGTCCTGTGTTCAAGTATTCAGAACTTCAGGAACTTCCTAACGAGCTGTAG
- the gap gene encoding type I glyceraldehyde-3-phosphate dehydrogenase, protein MAVKLGINGFGRIGRYLVRLLVDDPELEIAAINARADNESLAHLFKYDSVHGTFAGEVEANEEGFKVNGKQIIVTRCARGEWKWGELGVEIAVETTGTIKDRDGLAEHIACGAKKSIISAPGNGVDATIVMGVNDNTYDAEKHHVLSNASCSTNCLAPAAKVINDAFGIKHGLMTTIHGYTMGQRILDGSHKDLRRARAAGMSMIPTTTGAAKAVGLVLPELKGKLDGMAIRVPIPDGSLIDLTCTVEKDTTAEEVNAALKAAAEGSMKAHLGYSDEPLVSVDYIGDTHGGVVDSLCTSVMDGNMVKVLVWYDNEAGFTNQLARLLRMVGASL, encoded by the coding sequence ATGGCTGTAAAGCTTGGTATCAACGGTTTTGGTCGCATTGGTCGCTATCTAGTTCGTCTCCTCGTAGACGATCCTGAATTAGAAATTGCTGCTATTAACGCACGCGCAGACAATGAGTCTCTTGCTCATCTTTTCAAATATGATTCCGTTCACGGAACCTTTGCCGGAGAAGTTGAAGCAAACGAAGAAGGCTTTAAGGTAAACGGTAAACAGATTATTGTTACCCGTTGCGCACGCGGCGAATGGAAATGGGGCGAACTTGGAGTTGAGATCGCCGTAGAAACCACCGGTACCATTAAAGACCGTGACGGTCTTGCCGAGCATATTGCATGCGGTGCTAAAAAATCTATCATTTCTGCACCGGGCAACGGCGTGGATGCGACCATCGTTATGGGTGTAAATGACAACACCTACGATGCTGAAAAACATCATGTTCTTTCTAACGCATCCTGCTCCACAAACTGTCTTGCTCCGGCAGCTAAGGTTATCAATGATGCTTTCGGCATCAAGCATGGCCTCATGACAACCATTCATGGCTATACCATGGGTCAGCGAATCCTTGATGGTTCACATAAAGACCTGCGTCGCGCCCGCGCGGCTGGAATGTCCATGATTCCGACAACCACAGGCGCAGCAAAAGCTGTTGGATTGGTACTTCCTGAACTTAAAGGCAAACTCGACGGTATGGCTATCCGTGTGCCAATTCCTGACGGTTCTCTGATTGACCTCACCTGCACTGTCGAAAAAGACACCACGGCAGAAGAGGTTAACGCAGCCCTTAAAGCAGCAGCTGAAGGCTCCATGAAGGCCCATCTGGGTTACTCCGACGAACCGCTTGTCTCCGTTGACTATATTGGAGATACTCATGGCGGCGTTGTAGACAGCCTCTGCACCAGTGTTATGGATGGTAACATGGTCAAAGTTCTTGTCTGGTATGACAACGAAGCAGGCTTTACCAACCAGCTGGCACGTCTTCTAAGAATGGTCGGTGCTTCCCTGTAG
- the fba gene encoding class II fructose-1,6-bisphosphate aldolase — MPLIGTKEMFARAYKEGYAIGAFNVNNMEIIQGIMEAAQEEKAPLILQVSAGARKYAGQVYIKKLIEAALVETDHPLALHLDHGQDFEICKQCIDGGFSSVMYDGSHLDFEENIAVTKQVVEYAHERGVVVEAELGRLAGIEDDVQSDKSIYTDPDQAVEFVERTGCDSLAIAIGTSHGAYKFTGEARLDFDRLEKITNMLPEYPIVLHGSSSVPQEFVEMANKYGGDIGAAKGVPEELLRKAATYGVCKINIDTDIRLAMTAVIRKHFAENPSHFDPRQYLKPARQAVKDMVQHKIKNVLGCSNKI, encoded by the coding sequence ATGCCACTTATCGGTACTAAAGAGATGTTTGCTCGCGCATACAAGGAAGGCTACGCAATCGGTGCGTTCAATGTAAACAACATGGAAATCATTCAGGGTATCATGGAGGCAGCTCAGGAAGAAAAAGCTCCTCTTATTCTGCAGGTTTCCGCAGGCGCACGCAAATATGCAGGTCAGGTCTACATTAAAAAGCTCATCGAAGCTGCACTTGTAGAAACAGATCACCCACTTGCTTTGCACCTTGACCATGGTCAGGACTTTGAAATTTGTAAGCAGTGCATTGACGGCGGCTTCTCTTCAGTAATGTATGATGGTTCCCACCTCGACTTTGAAGAAAACATTGCAGTTACCAAACAGGTAGTTGAATACGCTCACGAACGTGGCGTTGTTGTTGAAGCAGAACTTGGCCGTCTTGCAGGCATTGAAGATGACGTTCAGTCTGACAAATCCATTTACACTGATCCTGATCAGGCAGTAGAATTTGTAGAGCGCACAGGTTGTGACTCTCTTGCTATTGCTATCGGAACCAGTCACGGCGCATACAAATTCACCGGCGAAGCTCGTCTGGACTTTGATCGCCTTGAAAAAATCACCAACATGCTCCCTGAGTACCCTATTGTACTCCACGGTTCTTCTTCCGTGCCACAGGAGTTTGTTGAAATGGCAAACAAGTACGGTGGAGACATCGGTGCTGCGAAAGGTGTACCGGAAGAACTGCTGCGTAAAGCTGCAACCTACGGCGTTTGTAAGATTAACATCGATACAGACATCCGTCTTGCAATGACAGCTGTTATTCGTAAGCATTTTGCAGAAAACCCATCTCATTTTGATCCTCGCCAGTACTTAAAGCCAGCCCGTCAGGCTGTAAAAGATATGGTTCAGCACAAAATTAAAAACGTACTGGGCTGCTCTAACAAGATTTAA
- the surE gene encoding 5'/3'-nucleotidase SurE, producing the protein MIIALTNDDGIQAPGLRTIYKALINAGHTVHCVAPVTEQSAVGHAVTLALPLRIKEFKENGFRGKGVYGTPVDCVKLGLSSLIDEKIDLVISGINAGANVGPDILYSGTVSAATEGASMGYPSMAVSYDNFRPEDLSEQAEFAVQLAENLPWNALPTRCVVNVNFPDMPIKETKGLRVCPQTSATWKDWYVHNTDPRGSSYWWLDGKIPPEDVASGTDRDLLSEGYVTLTPLKFDFTDEVTMSALSVLNMDQ; encoded by the coding sequence ATGATTATTGCACTTACAAACGATGACGGCATTCAGGCACCGGGGTTACGAACCATATATAAAGCATTGATTAACGCAGGGCATACAGTCCACTGCGTAGCACCTGTTACGGAACAATCCGCTGTGGGACATGCTGTAACACTTGCCTTGCCGCTCCGCATCAAGGAATTCAAGGAAAACGGATTTCGCGGTAAAGGAGTCTACGGGACTCCTGTAGATTGCGTCAAACTGGGATTGTCCAGTCTTATTGATGAAAAAATCGATCTTGTCATCTCTGGAATAAACGCAGGAGCCAACGTAGGACCGGACATTCTGTATTCCGGTACGGTTTCCGCTGCAACTGAAGGCGCCAGCATGGGCTACCCCTCAATGGCAGTATCCTATGACAATTTCAGACCGGAAGATTTATCAGAACAAGCAGAGTTTGCAGTACAACTGGCAGAAAACCTGCCTTGGAATGCATTACCCACGCGTTGTGTCGTAAATGTTAACTTTCCTGATATGCCAATAAAAGAAACAAAAGGATTGCGTGTTTGCCCGCAAACCAGTGCTACTTGGAAAGACTGGTATGTACACAACACAGACCCGCGCGGAAGCAGCTACTGGTGGCTGGATGGTAAAATCCCACCAGAAGATGTTGCATCGGGTACAGACCGTGATCTATTATCAGAAGGATACGTAACTCTGACTCCGCTAAAATTTGATTTTACAGATGAAGTTACTATGTCCGCTTTATCCGTTCTAAACATGGATCAATAA
- a CDS encoding 3'-5' exoribonuclease YhaM family protein, with protein sequence MDLKKIQFIRDISNNDEVLSIFAITQATLAQARNGPYWRLELSDMTGSIGAKAWSPLAQQFPEIAAGQMLAVKGRASTYRDILDVNIEHMRILSPDDIAELDMGDFVAASEQHPDDMYTDLLALCASVFTYTPWLTFVESALADEEISIRFKSAIGAKNVHHAYLGGLLEHTLSVAQLCMKLCDQYPELDRQVLLAGAIFHDIGKAWELSAGLVKDYTDEGRLIGHINIGLEKVEPYLAVSGLPVELQMHFKHLILGHHGQREWGSPVLPATAEALVLHYADNIDAKLAQLRGLFSDFEYGDTGWTPYQNTLGRFIFKPKMTPPDPRQFFGENPLPTSPEGDVPPPEFSAGIPSDDDF encoded by the coding sequence ATGGACCTAAAAAAAATACAATTTATTCGCGATATTTCCAATAATGACGAAGTGCTTTCTATTTTTGCAATTACACAGGCGACACTAGCTCAGGCACGGAATGGCCCTTATTGGAGACTTGAATTATCTGATATGACGGGATCTATCGGAGCAAAGGCATGGAGTCCGCTTGCGCAGCAGTTTCCTGAAATTGCAGCAGGACAGATGTTGGCAGTAAAAGGTCGTGCCAGCACATACCGTGATATTCTGGATGTGAATATTGAGCACATGCGGATACTTTCTCCAGATGATATTGCAGAGCTGGATATGGGCGATTTTGTTGCCGCATCAGAACAGCATCCCGACGATATGTACACAGATTTGCTTGCACTATGTGCGTCTGTTTTCACGTATACCCCATGGTTGACATTTGTTGAATCTGCTCTTGCTGATGAAGAAATTTCTATCCGTTTCAAAAGTGCAATCGGTGCAAAAAATGTTCACCATGCATATTTAGGTGGTTTACTTGAGCATACTCTATCTGTGGCGCAGCTATGCATGAAACTTTGTGACCAGTATCCGGAACTTGATCGTCAGGTGCTCCTTGCCGGTGCCATTTTCCATGACATCGGGAAAGCATGGGAATTGAGTGCGGGATTAGTGAAAGATTATACTGACGAAGGCCGACTTATCGGGCATATCAATATAGGGTTGGAGAAAGTGGAACCGTATCTTGCTGTCTCCGGTCTGCCTGTGGAATTACAGATGCATTTTAAGCACTTGATCCTTGGGCATCATGGTCAGCGTGAATGGGGCTCTCCTGTACTTCCTGCTACTGCAGAAGCGCTTGTGCTGCATTATGCTGATAATATCGATGCAAAGCTTGCGCAGCTTCGTGGATTGTTTAGTGATTTTGAATATGGCGATACGGGGTGGACTCCATATCAAAATACATTGGGGCGCTTTATTTTTAAACCGAAGATGACGCCTCCTGACCCTCGTCAGTTTTTTGGTGAAAATCCTTTGCCAACGTCTCCGGAGGGAGACGTTCCGCCGCCTGAATTTTCAGCAGGGATACCATCAGACGATGACTTTTAA